In one window of Helianthus annuus cultivar XRQ/B chromosome 17, HanXRQr2.0-SUNRISE, whole genome shotgun sequence DNA:
- the LOC110922830 gene encoding uncharacterized protein LOC110922830, which translates to MAENHQPPLLTVVLTGTLSDPHENSNTNLPPQTAQSPLEQPPHSETLDFSTTPQSPLDHHGVQIPQKSHKQEHTLTLPDAFTQQSHQKHGQNSGITLSNDTETLISPSNRNRRRNFWKKSGKRKSYGNRWLLVKIRNLTEVFSPIPFVPKALNLSKHEDVLKRLRLYDFSKVELDSSIRKDLLVQLIVSYDRKKRCGYVNGKRINVNRADLARALELPVIKQDKGGSKADVDSEVFSVEEIGFIEDFVFNWVLLHEESWIMPVELVNWTRCIRDGHPEKLDSASLIWYKVEKELTQGEKLGDCYYASHLQRLIRSQHGEVFMVDGGGGDEGEENVKVDEEHEKKDDCEEKDEHEEKEEQEEKVFVVQEEDVELTLGLDVEKIVNQDVREHDQTMVDADECKEGVEVEMEKMDGQVNLKNNLGQQTLQRCQSSDMNDYEETKVEKVVDEQIQQVDEMEEQVNWKNDLGERILQPCQSRDLNSYEEVRVEEAVDEQVEQLEDEDDEEEEEEEEGGGDDGEGFVEGFNLEANDDSVDRDGLTDHIPYSSHGISAINLFGSRDDSFMSHGGPSFFDNRGKRVMEPEENMHHLDGNSKRLKADEMWDDQEQTDFDSCMVQAQQWMEKAMMIINSSEEFYANSKYQQDLAMNELRDRHQAMEMTIKSKDEELVKVNYEVFRLERELYLMGDLVTGYRKALNDTRIKFSEYRKRVALQEEPLFKDAGPGGVVLSTRELEKQRLKQKETQKPRGELELSTGPEKNQKSLDKQESSQKPVENQKSHDEVPDNDASMEEKEAAKNIDGFVRPRSLLCMEDV; encoded by the exons ATGGCCGAAAACCACCAGCCACCGCTTCTCACCGTCGTTCTCACCGGCACTCTCTCCGATCCTCACGAAAATTCAAACACCAACTTACCACCACAAACCGCGCAATCACCACTGGAACAACCACCACATTCCGAAACTCTAGATTTCTCAACAACACCTCAATCGCCACTCGATCATCACGGCGTTCAAATTCCACAAAAATCGCACAAACAGGAACACACTCTCACGCTTCCGGATGCATTCACTCAACAATCGCACCAAAAACACGGTCAAAACTCAGGTATAACACTTAGTAACGACaccgaaaccctaatttcaccgTCGAACCGCAATCGTCGTCGTAACTTTTGGAAAAAAAGCGGGAAACGTAAAAGTTATGGTAATAGGTGGTTACTGGTGAAAATACGTAACCTAACTGAGGTATTTAGCCCTATACCTTTTGTGCCGAAAGCATTAAATCTGAGTAAGCATGAAGATGTTTTGAAGCGGTTAAGATTGTATGATTTTAGTAAAGTTGAGTTAGATAGTAGTATTAGAAAAGATCTGCTTGTTCAGTTGATAGTTAGTTATGACCGTAAGAAGCGATGCGGTTATGTGAATGGAAAGAGAATTAATGTGAATCGGGCCGATTTAGCTAGGGCTTTAGAGTTGCCAGTTATTAAACAGGATAAGGGAGGAAGTAAGGCGGATGTGGATTCGGAGGTGTTTTCGGTTGAGGAGATAGGGTTTATCGAGGATTTTGTGTTTAATTGGGTGCTTTTACATGAGGAGTCGTGGATTATGCCGGTGGAGTTGGTGAATTGGACTAGGTGTATTAGGGATGGGCATCCTGAGAAGCTGGATTCGGCTAGTTTGATTTGGTATAAGGTTGAGAAAGAGTTGACTCAAGGGGAGAAACTTGGTGACTGCTATTATGCGTCGCATTTGCAGCGGTTGATAAGGTCGCAACATGGTGAGGTTTTTAtggtagatggtggtggtggtgatgaggGTGAAGAAAATGTGAAAGTGGATGAAGAACACGAAAAGAAAGAtgattgtgaagagaaagatgaacatgaagagaaagaagaacaagaagagAAAGTATTTGTGGTTCAAGAAGAAGATGTTGAGTTGACTTTAGGGCTAGATGTTGAGAAAATAGTAAATCAAGATGTTCGAGAACATGATCAAACGATGGTGGATGCTGACGAATGCAAGGAGGGGGTGGAAGTGGAGATGGAGAAGATGGATGGACAGGTGAATCTGAAGAACAACTTGGGTCAACAAACCTTGCAGCGCTGTCAAAGTAGTGACATGAATGATTATGAAGAAACTAAGGTTGAAAAAGTAGTAGATGAGCAGATTCAACAAGTGGATGAGATGGAGGAACAGGTGAATTGGAAGAACGATTTGGGTGAACGTATCTTGCAGCCCTGTCAAAGTAGGGATTTGAATAGTTATGAAGAAGTTAGGGTTGAAGAAGCTGTAGATGAACAGGTTGAACAACTggaggatgaagatgatgaagaagaagaagaagaagaagaaggtggcGGTGATGATGGTGAAGGGTTTGTTGAAGGTTTTAACTTGGAGGCGAATGATGATTCGGTGGATAGGGACGGATTGACTGATCATATTCCTTACAGTTCTCATGGGATTTCTGCCATTAATCTATTTGGATCAAGAGACGATTCGTTTATGTCTCACGGTGGTCCATCTTTCTTTGATAATCGTGGGAAAAGAGTGATGGAGCCTGAAGAAAATATGCACCATCTTGATGGGAACAGTAAAAGGTTGAAAGCTGATGAAATGTGGGATGATCAAGAACAAACTGATTTTGATTCTTGCATGGTTCAAGCACAGCAGTGGATGGAAAAAGCTATGATGATTATCAATTCATCAGAAGAATTTTATGCTAACTCTAAATATCAGCAAGATTTAGCAATGAATGAGCTGCGAGATCGTCATCAGGCTATGGAAATGACTATAAAATCGAAGGATGAAGAGTTGGTAAAAGTGAATTATGAGGTGTTTCGCCTTGAGCGTGAGCTTTATCTGATGGGGGATCTTGTAACAGGGTATAGAAAGGCTTTGAATGATACCCGGATTAAATTTTCTGAGTACAGAAAACGTGTTGCTCTTCAAGAAGAACCACTTTTTAAGGATGCTGGCCCTGGCGGTGTGGTTTTGAGTACCCGAGAACTAGAGAAACAACGGTTAAAACAAAAAGAGACTCAGAAGCCTCGGGGTGAGCTGGAATTATCAACCGGGCCTGAAAAGAATCAGAAGTCACTGGATAAACAGGAATCATCACAAAAGCCTGTTGAGAATCAGAAGTCTCATGATGAAGTTCCCGACAATGATGCAAGCATGGAG GAAAAGGAGGCAGCGAAGAACATTGATGGATTCGTGCGGCCCCGGTCTCTGTTGTGTATGGAAGACGTATAA